The Gemmatimonas sp. DNA window TCGTCGAGCCGGAGAACTATTTCGACGACTACGTGAAGGCGGGCGCCGATGTGCTCACCATTCACGCCGAAGCCGCCCCGCATCTTGACCGGCAGATTTCGCGTATCAAGTCGCTGGGGTGCAAGGCCGGCGTCGCACTCAATCCCGCCACACCGCTGTCGGTGATCGAGGAAGTCGCGCACATGGTGGACCTGGTGCTCATCATGAGCGTGAATCCGGGCTACGGCGGGCAGCAGTTCATCGAGTACTCTGTCGACAAGATCGCGCGCGCGCGCCTGTTGCTCGATCAGGCCAACAGCAACGCCGTGCTCGAAGTCGACGGCGGCATTTCGCGCGATACGATTCATCGCTGCTGGGAAGCGGGCGCCGACACATTCGTGGCCGGCAACGCAATCTTCGGCGCGGCGAATCCGCAGGCGGAAATTGAAGTACTGCGCAGTCTCTGTGTGGAGCAGGTATGACGGCCAAACAACAGTGGCTCGTGGTGCTCGGTATCGTGGCCGTGCTGGTGGGCGGCGCATTCACCGCCTCGCACTTTCTGAAGGACGAACTCACCAGCGTTTCGATCGGCTCCGACGCGCCGGGCTTTGCTGCGAAGACGCTCACGGCCACGCCGGCCATGAAGACGCTTACCGATTATCGCGGCGACGTCGTGCTGCTGAATATCTGGGCTACGTGGTGCATTCCGTGCCGCACCGAGATGCCCAGCATCGAAGCCGTGCATCAGGCGCTCGGACCCAAGGGACTGAAGGTCGTGGCCGTGAGCGTCGACAACGAAGGCGAGCAGCAGAAGATCCTCGATTTCGCGAAGGAGTTCAAACTGACCTTCGAGATGTTGCACGATCCGGACGGTTCGATCCAGAGCATTTACCGAACCACGGGCGTTCCCGAAACGTTCGTGATCGGTCGTGACGGTGTGATCCGCAGGAAGATGATCGGTGCGGAAGACTGGAACTCCGAAGGCAATCAGCGACTGCTCTCGTCGTTGCTGGCCGAACCCAAGCCGTAGTGAGTCAGGTCAGTCGCGTGGCGTGGCCGAACGTCGTGCGGGCGCTCTCCGCCATCGTACTCGCGGTGGCGCTGTGGCTGTACGTGCATGCCGTGCATGTCTGACATCGCGTCTGGTATCGCCTGTGATAGCGCGCCGCGCCGCGTGCTCGGCATCGAGACGTCGTGCGATGAGACGTCCGCGGCCGTGGTGTTCGGTACGCCAACCGACATGCGGCTCGAGTCGCTGGTGATTCTCTCGCAGGACGTGCATCGGCTGTTCGGCGGCGTGGTGCCGGAGATCGCGAGTCGTCAGCATCTCACCGGCATCGTGCCCGCCGTACGCACCGCGATGTCCGACGCCAACGTGTCGTTTGATGATCTCGACGCGATCGCGGTCACGCACGCGCCGGGACTCGTGGGAGCACTGCTGGTGGGCACGAGCTACGCCAAGGCATTGGGCTACACGCACAACACACCGGTCGTGCCGGTGCACCATCTCGAGGGGCATCTGTTCGCGACGCTGCTCGAACACCCCGAGGCCAAGCCGCCGTTCACGGCGTTGCTGGTGAGTGGCGGGCACACACTGCTGCTCGATGTGGAAGCCTGGGGCCGCTATCGTTTGCTCGGCCAGACGCGCGACGACGCCGCCGGTGAAGCATTCGACAAAGTCGCCAAGCTGCTCGGCCTGCCGTACCCGGGTGGTCGCCCGCTCGAAGAATTGGCGCGCACCGCCGATTCGCCCGTGCACAAGCATCCACATCGCTTCCCGCGACCGATGCTGCGCAAGTCGGCCGAGCCGGGCGACGACGATTACTACGACTGTTCGTTCAGCGGTCTGAAGACCGCGGCGATGTACGCCGTGCGTGACGCCGAGAAAGCGGGTGTACTCGACGAGCAACGCGCCAGCATCGCGCGCGGCTTTCAGGATGCGCTGATCGAAACACTCGCCGAAAAGGTGGCGCGCGCCGCGCGTCGCTATCGTCGCACCCGGGTGGTGCTGGGCGGCGGTGTGGCGTGCAACCAGGCGCTGCAGGAGGCGATCCGCGAGCGGGTCGCACCGCGCGGCACCGTGTTCGCGCCCATGCCACGACTGGCCACTGACAACGCCGCCATGATCGCCGCCGCTGGGCTGTTCCGGTTCGAGGCCGGCGAGCGGGCCGATTCCACGATGACCGCACAAGCATCGCTGCCAATTCCCGGTATCTTTTCGTAAGCCGGTAGGTATCCGCACTCCCTACCCCCTACTCCCTACCCCTTACTCCTCTGTGCATCCCATCATCCACCACCCCACGGTCTTCAAGTTCGGCTTTCTCGAACTGACCGGATTCGGACTCGCCGTCCTTATGGCGTTCGTGATCGCGCAGATCGTCTGCCAGCGCGAGTTCTGGCGCCGTGGACAGAATGCGGAAGCGGAGGCGATGCCGGACATTGTGCTGGCGGCACTGATCGGCACGCTCATCGGAGCGAAGACGTACTACGTGGTGCTCACCGGCGACCCGTCGGCCTTCTTCAGCCGCGGCGGCTTCGTGTTCTGGGGCGGCTTTATCGGTGCCGTCGGTCTGTGCTACGCGACGATCAAGTACAAGAAGCTGAGCTTCCTGAAGATCGCCGACGTCTGCGGGATCGGCATCGCCGCCGGCTACGCCGTGGGTCGCACTGGCTGCTGGGCGGTGGGGGATGACTACGGTCGCCCGTTCAACGGCTTCTTCGCCACGCAGTTTCCCGAGGGCGCCCCGCCAAGCACCGCGGCCGTGATGTCGCAACAGTTCGGCGTCCAGTTCCCCGCCGGCACGAACATGTCGGATGTGATCGCGGTGTATCCCACGCAGCTGTATGAGACGATCATGGGCTTCGTGATGTTCGCGATCCTGTGGCGCTTCCGGAAGCACGCAAATCTGCCGGGCTGGCTGTTCGGCCTGTACTGTATTGTGGCCGGCATCGAGCGGTTTATCGTCGAGTTCTTCCGTGCGAAGGATGACCGGTTGGTGATGGGATTCTCGACGGCGCAGATCATCGGCATTGCGATTCTGACGATCGGCGTGGCGTTGATGGCGGCGAGGACGAAGCGGAGTGGCCCGCTGGCGACGGCTTGACTTTTAGCTCATGGCTCATGGCCCATCGCCCCACGGCCTTTTAGCCCATGGCTCATGGCCCATCGCCCATGGCGCAAAGCCCATCGCCTTTTAGCCCATGGCTCGTGGCCAATGGCCTTTTAGGGCTGTGGGCTGTGGGCTGTGGGCTGTGGGCTGTGGGCTGTGGGCTGTGGGCTGTGGGCTGTGGGCTGTGGGCTGTGGGCTGTGGGCAATGGGCAATGTGCTTTGGGCCATGAGCCGTGGGCGTAAAAGCCGACTCGGGTGCTCCCCATTGCGGACGGTGGCGGGTGATGTGTATACTCCAACACACGCTTTGAGAACCATTCTCATCTAATGCCGTGGCCCAGATTCAGCTCCCTACCCTGCAGTCGCAAAACACCTCCGCCGCACGGACAACGTGCGCGCTGAACGCGTGTCCGGCAGGGACTCGGGTCACCGTCGTGGACATCGAATGCTCAGGTGACGAGGCCTGCCGCCTTCGCGCGCTGGGCTTTTGTGAAGGCACCAGCGTCAACGTCATCGACGCGCGCGATGCCATGCTCCTCGAGGTGCGGGGTACCCGCCTCGCGCTCGGTTCGGCGCTCACGGCCGGCATCACCGTTCAGCTCGTCAACGCGCGCTCGTAGCGCGACTGGCGAGGCGCCCGACACGCGGCCGGTGCGCCGCGTCTGCGTCAGGATCCGGTGAGTACTCTGCAGAGCCCCCTGTCGCCCGACGATTCGGCGATTGTCCCCCCACATGCCGGCGGCAGCGCGCTCAGCGAAGCCGGCCGTGAGTCGATGCGGGTTGCCATCATCGGCAATCCCAATACCGGCAAGACCACGCTCTTCAACGCCCTCACCGGGCTACGTCAGCGCGTCGGAAATTTTGCCGGCGTCACCGTCGAGCGGGTCGAAGGCGGGTTCAAGGGCCCTGACGGCCGCCGTGTGACCGTACTGGACCTTCCGGGCAGTTATTCCTTGTCGGCGGGCTCACCCGATGAGCAGGTGGCTCTGGAGGTCCTGCTCGGTCGCGATGCCGACCGCTGGCGTCCCGATGTCGTGCTCGTGGTCGCCGACGCGTCGCACCTCGAGCGCAATCTTTTCCTGGCCAGCCAGGTCATCGAGCTCGGCGTGCCGGTCGTGATTGCGCTGAACCAGTTTGATGTGGCCGAGTCGGAGGGACTGCGGATCGACATACCGGAGCTCATCCATCAGCTCGGTGTGCCGATCGTGCCCACCGTGGCCAAGCGCGGTGAAGGGCTCGAACCGCTCAAGAAGGCGCTCGTCATCGCCGCGGGACTGCCGGCTCCCACGCGACAGTTCTCGCTCCCCGAGCCGGCCCAGGACGCGCTCGCCCCGCTCGAGGCCTGTCTCGTGTCCGACGGGCTCTCGGCCGTTGCCGCGCGCATGGAAGCGCTACGACTGTTGGGCATGCAGCGGGTCGGTCCGCATCTCGATCGCGTGCCGGGCCTCGCGGAAGCCATCACGGCCGCCTCGGACGAACTGCGCAGCGTTGGGTTCGTGCCCACTCGCCTGGAATCGGA harbors:
- the rpe gene encoding ribulose-phosphate 3-epimerase; this translates as MTVRIAPSVLSADFRKLGQEIAMCDAGGADWIHVDVMDGRFVPSLSFGVKVIEAARRSSSKVIDVHLMVVEPENYFDDYVKAGADVLTIHAEAAPHLDRQISRIKSLGCKAGVALNPATPLSVIEEVAHMVDLVLIMSVNPGYGGQQFIEYSVDKIARARLLLDQANSNAVLEVDGGISRDTIHRCWEAGADTFVAGNAIFGAANPQAEIEVLRSLCVEQV
- a CDS encoding TlpA disulfide reductase family protein, which translates into the protein MTAKQQWLVVLGIVAVLVGGAFTASHFLKDELTSVSIGSDAPGFAAKTLTATPAMKTLTDYRGDVVLLNIWATWCIPCRTEMPSIEAVHQALGPKGLKVVAVSVDNEGEQQKILDFAKEFKLTFEMLHDPDGSIQSIYRTTGVPETFVIGRDGVIRRKMIGAEDWNSEGNQRLLSSLLAEPKP
- the tsaD gene encoding tRNA (adenosine(37)-N6)-threonylcarbamoyltransferase complex transferase subunit TsaD, with protein sequence MSDIASGIACDSAPRRVLGIETSCDETSAAVVFGTPTDMRLESLVILSQDVHRLFGGVVPEIASRQHLTGIVPAVRTAMSDANVSFDDLDAIAVTHAPGLVGALLVGTSYAKALGYTHNTPVVPVHHLEGHLFATLLEHPEAKPPFTALLVSGGHTLLLDVEAWGRYRLLGQTRDDAAGEAFDKVAKLLGLPYPGGRPLEELARTADSPVHKHPHRFPRPMLRKSAEPGDDDYYDCSFSGLKTAAMYAVRDAEKAGVLDEQRASIARGFQDALIETLAEKVARAARRYRRTRVVLGGGVACNQALQEAIRERVAPRGTVFAPMPRLATDNAAMIAAAGLFRFEAGERADSTMTAQASLPIPGIFS
- a CDS encoding prolipoprotein diacylglyceryl transferase produces the protein MHPIIHHPTVFKFGFLELTGFGLAVLMAFVIAQIVCQREFWRRGQNAEAEAMPDIVLAALIGTLIGAKTYYVVLTGDPSAFFSRGGFVFWGGFIGAVGLCYATIKYKKLSFLKIADVCGIGIAAGYAVGRTGCWAVGDDYGRPFNGFFATQFPEGAPPSTAAVMSQQFGVQFPAGTNMSDVIAVYPTQLYETIMGFVMFAILWRFRKHANLPGWLFGLYCIVAGIERFIVEFFRAKDDRLVMGFSTAQIIGIAILTIGVALMAARTKRSGPLATA
- a CDS encoding FeoA family protein → MAQIQLPTLQSQNTSAARTTCALNACPAGTRVTVVDIECSGDEACRLRALGFCEGTSVNVIDARDAMLLEVRGTRLALGSALTAGITVQLVNARS